In Desulfobacter hydrogenophilus, the genomic stretch TTTTCACCTGGATTGGTCGGAAAATCGCATGAAAACCCAATAAAATTAATGGTATTTCCGGATTCCTCCAATCCTTGACCTCAACACCCTTGACACTTAAAAACAACATTTCGTTAACAAAAAAAACTGATTATAACGGATTTGGGGGACTGGGGCGGGGAGCGATGAAATAGACTGAAAAAATTTATTTCCTGAGTTATGGTTGAAGTGCGAACAGCAACTATAACAATGAAGGGAAATGATGACTTCTGCCTCTAACACCGCTCCCCGACTGAATCGAACTATTTGTATGCACGTTTGTCAAGCACAATATGACACCATCATTCAACATACCATCCAATTTGGGATCTCAACTTTCGGAGGAATAAATTTACACCCCCAATAATTCCTCAGGACCACTTGAAAAGCCAAAACACTTGAGAGCTTGACCCATCACCTGATCAAGCACCTCCTGTACCATACGCCCGCTAAAATCAAACAGTCGCCGAATATTTACCAAAGCTAAACGCATGATCCGCTCCAAAGAAACTATAAAAGATAGATTGTTCATCTCATCATTACAGGCCCTGAAAAGTTCCCCGAATGACCTTTGATCCACACATTGCCGCTGATAAAGGCTGAGCATGTTATATCTGGCAATAACAAGAGATGTATGAGCGATCAGGCCATCGTAGTTCCTAATTTGTATTTCTTTGACCAATTTCAGGTGTTGCTTGCACATTTTGAAAAAGACTTCGATATCCCATAGAGGTCGGACAGCCTATGCTTTTTGCCTTGATATTCATAACACCATTTTGGATGATCTTTCAGCATGCATATGACGTGTATGTGTTCGCGCAAATCTGCTATTACTGATGGCATCGAAAACCAACAGTCCATTAAGGTAGAATCGTCAAAAATAAGAACTTCTTCGGAAGAATCATCAAGAAGCTTTCTGATGACAAAATAAATCCGGCGGCAAAGATGAAGGGTAAACCGCCGCCAGTTATATGTCGGAGAGTTCGAAAAGTGTAAGCAGCGCCCTTATCGACTTTGAATTTGTTATTTGATTTTGTAGGTCGGTAAGGGTAGTATTCATTTTGACGAATTTCCTTTGTCTGAAATGTTTGTTTAGTGGTAAACGAAGCATGTCATATAAAGTGAAATTCGTCAATTCATATTGCAAATTCAATTAGTTACAGTCTTATTCGCTGCTGTTTTTAAGCACCGAAAGTTGAGCAATAGATTAACGAGTAGTACATTAATCCGGATTGTTCACCCAATTTGTCGTGGTTTCAGCAATTCCATTGCCCAAGCCAACGAATCTTGATAAAAAACGGGAGAACAAACATGCTAACTGAAAAAATGAATTTCAACCATATCATTTCCCAAGGCGAAAAATATGATTAAAACCTTTACAGTTGAGGGCTGGCAGGGAACATCTGCCATCCATGTGGGAGAGTCCTTGTCCCGTGTAGGAGAGTACCTGCCGGACCAGGGTTCTGTGGTTATTGTTACCGATGAAAACATCCTCAAGCATTACGGTGCATCCTTGCCTGCCGGCCATGTAATCACCATCGGTTCCGGGGAAAAAATCAAAACCCTTGCTACTGTGGAATATATCCTGCGGGAAATGATTAAGGTCGGGTGCGACAGGTCAAGTTTTTTGCTGGCTATCGGCGGGGGCATTGTCTGTGACATTGCCGGATTTGTAGCATCTGTGTTTCTAAGGGGCATCCGTTTCGGCTTTGTTTCCACCTCCCTTCTTTCCCAGGTAGATGCCAGCGTTGGAGGCAAAAACGGCGTCAATCTGGATGCCTTTAAAAATATGGTGGGGGTATTCTGCCAACCACAGTTTGTCCTGTGTGATATCGACATGCTGTACACCCTGCCGGACAGGGAAATCTCCAACGGTTTAGCCGAGATTGTCAAACATGGACTGATCAGCGATCGACCTCTTCTGGAGTTTATCGAAAATAACCGGGATAAAGCCCTGGCCCTGGACCGGGAAACGGTTTTCCGGATGGTTGCGGATTCAGTGGACATTAAATCCCGTGTGGTCCAGGCAGATGAACGGGAGGCCGGTGAGCGCCGCAAGCTTAACTTCGGTCACACCATCGGACATGCGTTTGAAAAACTCAACCCTTCCGGCCATGGTCGTGCGGTCGCCGCAGGCATGGTAGCGGCAGCACAGTTTTCCCAACAGAGAGGGTACATCAATCAAGGGGATGTGGACCGAATCAAGGAGTTACTTTTAGGACTTGGACTGCCTGTTGACTTTGACTTCCCCCCGGAACAGATCATTGAGGCGGCATCCAGGGATAAGAAAAAACAAGGCAAGAATCTCTTTTTTGTTTTTCTTGAACAAATCGGGCAGGCCAGGGTGGAGAACATAAGCTATGATAACTTAAATGGTTTTATCCGTGGCTATTTTGTCTAATGTTCGTTATTATTTTCACATTTTTTTCTCTTTACCCTGATTTTAAAATGGATGTAACTCCGGCCCTGAATACAATGTGACAGGTACAGCAGATATGTATCAATCTCGCACATATCCGTATGACTTAATGAGGGCAAAAATATTATTGACTATTCATCCTAAATAGGATTTAATCCTATTTAGGATTTAACCAAAAGGAAAACTGATTGGATCTATTTTACAAAAAATGCAAGGCAAACAAGCTGAAAATTACACCCCAGCGAGTAGCAATTTACAAGGTGTTAACAGCGTCTGTTTCCCATCCCAATGCAGAACAGATCCATAGAGAGGTAAAAAAACAGTTTTCCAATATCAGTATAGATACAGTGAATCGAACGCTTTTGACCTTTGCCGGAGCCCATATGATTGATATTGTGGAAGGCCATGGTGATCCCAGACGGTTTGATCCAAATCAAAAAGCACATCACCATTTTTACTGCGTGTCCTGTCACAAGATATTTGATTTTCAGACAGATTCCGTGGACAGGTTAACCCTGCCCCCGAACATAGAAAAAAAATTTTTAATCACGGGAAAAAGGATCTGCCTGACAGGTTATTGTAACTACTGTCGCAGCAAAACGGCAGGTGAAAAAGAGTAACGTGGATAGCGGCAACGCACCACATATAACCATTACATTTAAGGAATTAAGGAGAGTTTAATTATGGCAAGTTTGAAAGGAACCAGAACTGAAAAAAACCTGCTCACCGCCTTTGCTGGTGAATCCCAGGCAAGAATGCGCTATACCTATTTTGCCAGCCAGGCTAAAAAGGACGGGTATGTCCAGATTTCTGCAATTTTTGCCGAAACTGCAGACCAGGAAAAAGAGCATGCAAAACGCTTTTTTAAATTTCTTGAAGGCGGAGAGATTGAGATTTGCGGCACTTTTCCTGCCGGTGTCATTGGTACCACACTGGAAAACCTGAAAGCGGCTGCGGCCGGAGAACATGAGGAGTGGAGCCAAATGTATCCGGAATTTGCCGTTATTGCCAGGGAAGAGGGCTTTGATGCCATTGCCATGGTTTTTGAGATGGTGTCTGTTGCTGAAAAACAGCATGAAAAAAGATACAATGATCTAGCGGCCAATATTGAGGCAGGCACCGTTTTCAAAAAAGATGCCCCGGTGACCTGGCGGTGTCGGAACTGCGGTTATCTGCATGAAGGAATTGAGGCAATTGAAATGTGCCCCGCCTGTGCCCATCCCCAGGCTCATTTTGAAATTCTCGGTGAAAACTGGTAGCCTGTAAGGTTACCTTCCCCGATTCGTGATAGGGATACGCGTTGTTCTTTTGCTGGACAGGGCGTATCCCTTTTCAAAAGCCCTGCTGATTTTTGGCGTCCAAAATTGACAAAATCCGATTATGAACTTATAGTTACGATAATTTTAACCTAAAAATAGGAAATAGCTATGGCGGAAAATATTATTCATCTTGATGATGAAGATTTCGACGAACTGTTAAAAACTTCTGAAAAGCCTATTATGGTCGATTTCTGGGCACCTTGGTGTGGCCCGTGCAAAGCCATTGGCCCTACCCTTGAAGCATTGGCCGCTGAATATGGAGATCAGATAATCATTGCCAAGGTCAACGTGGACGATAACCCCATAAGCCCCAGTAAACATAATGTACAGGCCATTCCAACCCTTATTTTTTTCAAGGATGGAGCGGTTGTAAATCAAATTACCGGTATGGTGGCAAAGGAAAAACTTGAAGAGGCAATCAAGAGCGTTCTTTAAGGAGATTTCCAATGAGTGAATATGATCTGGTGATCATCGGGGCCGGGCCGGCTGGCCTGACCGCAGGACTGTATGCAGCCCGGGCTCGGATGAATGTTTTGCTGATTGAAAGAGCCGTTCCCGGCGGTCAAATCCTTGTAACGGACTGGATTGAAAATTACCCTGGGTTCCCCGAAGGTATTTCCGGGTTTGATCTAGCCGAAAAAATAAAAGAACAGGCGCTGGCTCTGGGGTTAGACATTGAAACGGCAGAGGTTCAGGGTCTTGATCTTTCCGGGACAAGCAAGGAAGTTATTCTCAAGGAAAAACGCATTAAAACCAAGTCCCTGATCATTGCCTCGGGCGCATCTCCCAGGAAGCTAGGGGTCGGCGAGGATAAGTTCATGGGTAAAGGCGTCTCCTTTTGTGCCACCTGTGACGGGCCTTTTTTTCGGGATAAAGTGGTGGTAGCCGTGGGCGGCGGGGATACAGCGGTCCAGGAATCCATTTTCCTCACTCGATTTGCTAAAAAAGTATATCTGGTTCATCGAAGAGATGAACTGCGGGCCACCAAGATTCTTCAGGAAAGAGCTTTTTCCAACGACAAAATGGAGTTCCTCTGGGATAGTGTAGTGACTGGAATGGATGGTCTTTTCGGCGTTGAGAAAGTCAATGTGAAAAATTTAAAAACCGGCAATGAGACGGAAATTGCGGCGAACGGCTGCTTTATCTGGGTCGGCATTCTGCCCAACACCGAATTTATAAAAGGTGATGTGAAGACAGATGAAGGCGGTTTCATTATGGTGGACAACAAAATGCAGACTAATGTGCCCGGTGTGTTCGCCATCGGCGATGTCAGGGATACACCTTTGCGCCAGATTGCAACGGCTGTGGGAGACGGTGCTGTGGCTGCGGTCAGCGCAGAGCACTATGTAGAGAATTCATAAAATGAAAAAATTTCTCATTGCAGGAATGGTCTTTCTTTTTCTGTCAGGGTGTGCCCTGTTTGAAGAAAACCATCAGATGAACAAAAACGCCCAGCAGCTGGCAGCTGAAGGGGCTGCTTCATTTATGAATGAGGATTACGAGGATGCGGTCAAGGCCTATACGGACCTGAAAGACTGGTATCCGTTCAGTAAATATGCCATTCTGGCGGAATTAAAGATTGCAGATGCTCATTTTCATCTTGAAGAATATCCCGAGGCCATTGCAGCCTATGAAAATTTTGAGAAACTGCATCCTAAAAATGAGGCTGTACCCTATATTATCAACCAGATCGCCATGTGCTGGTTTAATCAGATAAACACCATAGACAGGGATGCAACGCCTGCAAAAAAGGCCATGGCTGAGTTTAAAAGACTGATCCGGCTGTTCCCTGAAAATGAATACAGCCAGGACGCTTTGGCGCACATTGATGCCTGCATTGATAATATAGTCAGCCATGAGTTGTATGTCGCCGATTTTTATAACAAAACAAAAAAATACGAGGCTGCACTGAAACGTTACCAGTATATTGTAGAAAACTATGCCGGGACCGATCAGAGTCAGATCGCCCTTGAAAATATTCCCAAGATGTCTGAACACATTAAAGCAGTCGAATCCGACAACGAAGAAAAATAAAAACCCTTTACTTTTATTTTAATATATTGTATTCGTTTCGGGTTTTAATTTTGATATAGCGATTTTATTAGGAATTAGGAGTATATAAATATGTCTAAAGAATGTGCAATCTGTGGAAAGAAACCAATGGTCGGCAACAATGTCAGCCATGCTCATAATCTCAATAAAAGGCGCTTCAATCCCAATCTCCAGAGAGTTCGGGCGGTGATTAAGCCTGGTTGCGTCAGAAAAATTGATGTGTGTACGTCCTGCATTAAGGCGGGAAAAGTAACCAAAGCCTCTTAAAAAGAGTGTTTGAACAAAAAGGCACTTATCTGCGTCGTTGCATCTGGATAACTTTTTTGTCCAAACACGGGTTCACGTTCAGCACTAAGTAAAAAGTTACTTTTTTATTTTTCCAGGCTTAAAGATATTATCACTAAATTCCGGTATGTGTGAGCATACCGGAATTTTGTTGATTGAATTTTGGTTATAATATTTTTGAAGCCAGTTCTGCTAGTTCAGAACGCTCACCTTTTTCAAGATTGATGTGCGCATAAAGATTCTGACCCTTCATTTTTTCTATAATATACGCAAGCCCATTGGTCTGGGTGTCCAGATAAGGGTGGTCTATCTGAAAAATGTCTCCCGTAAAAATAATTTTTGTACCCTCTCCTGCCCGGGTGATGATGGTTTTTACTTCATGGGGTGTCAGATTCTGGGCCTCATCCACGATAAAAAACACCCGTACAATAGACCGCCCCCTTATGTATGAAATTGGTGTGATAACGATCTTTTCCTCTTCTATCAGCTCCTTGATCTTTTTTCCATTGGAACCATTTTCATTAAAATGATTCTGTATAATAGAAAGGTTATCATACAGGGGTTGCATATATGGGTCTAGTTTGGAAGCCACATCTCCGGGAAGAAACCCTAAATCTTTGTTGCTAAGCGGAACAACGGGCCGAGCAATGAAGATCTGACGGTAGAACTGCTTTTTAGCCAGGGCCGCGGCCAAGGCCAGCAGGGTTTTTCCGGTACCGGCTTTGCCGGAAATGGTAACAAGGGATATATCCGGATTGAGCATGGCATTCAGGGCAAATGTCTGCTCCGAATTCCGAGGTTTGATGCCGTAGCATATTCTGGGCTGAATCAATTTCACGGTCCGGCTTGCACCGTCAAAATAGGCCAAGGCGGATTTGGATCCGTTTTTCAATATCACATTTTCATTGGCAAAAAGCGCAACATCTTCTCCCAGGCTTTCGGTGTGGATTTCATAGGGCTTTTGGTACAGTTCGTCCAGT encodes the following:
- a CDS encoding Fur family transcriptional regulator, which gives rise to MDLFYKKCKANKLKITPQRVAIYKVLTASVSHPNAEQIHREVKKQFSNISIDTVNRTLLTFAGAHMIDIVEGHGDPRRFDPNQKAHHHFYCVSCHKIFDFQTDSVDRLTLPPNIEKKFLITGKRICLTGYCNYCRSKTAGEKE
- the trxA gene encoding thioredoxin yields the protein MAENIIHLDDEDFDELLKTSEKPIMVDFWAPWCGPCKAIGPTLEALAAEYGDQIIIAKVNVDDNPISPSKHNVQAIPTLIFFKDGAVVNQITGMVAKEKLEEAIKSVL
- the rpmB gene encoding 50S ribosomal protein L28, which encodes MSKECAICGKKPMVGNNVSHAHNLNKRRFNPNLQRVRAVIKPGCVRKIDVCTSCIKAGKVTKAS
- the rbr gene encoding rubrerythrin → MASLKGTRTEKNLLTAFAGESQARMRYTYFASQAKKDGYVQISAIFAETADQEKEHAKRFFKFLEGGEIEICGTFPAGVIGTTLENLKAAAAGEHEEWSQMYPEFAVIAREEGFDAIAMVFEMVSVAEKQHEKRYNDLAANIEAGTVFKKDAPVTWRCRNCGYLHEGIEAIEMCPACAHPQAHFEILGENW
- the aroB gene encoding 3-dehydroquinate synthase is translated as MIKTFTVEGWQGTSAIHVGESLSRVGEYLPDQGSVVIVTDENILKHYGASLPAGHVITIGSGEKIKTLATVEYILREMIKVGCDRSSFLLAIGGGIVCDIAGFVASVFLRGIRFGFVSTSLLSQVDASVGGKNGVNLDAFKNMVGVFCQPQFVLCDIDMLYTLPDREISNGLAEIVKHGLISDRPLLEFIENNRDKALALDRETVFRMVADSVDIKSRVVQADEREAGERRKLNFGHTIGHAFEKLNPSGHGRAVAAGMVAAAQFSQQRGYINQGDVDRIKELLLGLGLPVDFDFPPEQIIEAASRDKKKQGKNLFFVFLEQIGQARVENISYDNLNGFIRGYFV
- the trxB gene encoding thioredoxin-disulfide reductase — protein: MSEYDLVIIGAGPAGLTAGLYAARARMNVLLIERAVPGGQILVTDWIENYPGFPEGISGFDLAEKIKEQALALGLDIETAEVQGLDLSGTSKEVILKEKRIKTKSLIIASGASPRKLGVGEDKFMGKGVSFCATCDGPFFRDKVVVAVGGGDTAVQESIFLTRFAKKVYLVHRRDELRATKILQERAFSNDKMEFLWDSVVTGMDGLFGVEKVNVKNLKTGNETEIAANGCFIWVGILPNTEFIKGDVKTDEGGFIMVDNKMQTNVPGVFAIGDVRDTPLRQIATAVGDGAVAAVSAEHYVENS
- a CDS encoding PhoH family protein; the encoded protein is MKKIFILDTNVILHDSGCIHQFKDNDIYIPITVIEELDKFKKGNNVINCNARDFLRTLDALSSDTMLNGGVPIDNGEGSIAIRLDTALDPIIKNNFNEITPDVRIINIAYAIAKENDFKNVVFVSKDVNLRLKARSIGLKTENYNSQYVENISEMYTGMKVVNNIGSQVLDELYQKPYEIHTESLGEDVALFANENVILKNGSKSALAYFDGASRTVKLIQPRICYGIKPRNSEQTFALNAMLNPDISLVTISGKAGTGKTLLALAAALAKKQFYRQIFIARPVVPLSNKDLGFLPGDVASKLDPYMQPLYDNLSIIQNHFNENGSNGKKIKELIEEEKIVITPISYIRGRSIVRVFFIVDEAQNLTPHEVKTIITRAGEGTKIIFTGDIFQIDHPYLDTQTNGLAYIIEKMKGQNLYAHINLEKGERSELAELASKIL
- a CDS encoding outer membrane protein assembly factor BamD, which translates into the protein MKKFLIAGMVFLFLSGCALFEENHQMNKNAQQLAAEGAASFMNEDYEDAVKAYTDLKDWYPFSKYAILAELKIADAHFHLEEYPEAIAAYENFEKLHPKNEAVPYIINQIAMCWFNQINTIDRDATPAKKAMAEFKRLIRLFPENEYSQDALAHIDACIDNIVSHELYVADFYNKTKKYEAALKRYQYIVENYAGTDQSQIALENIPKMSEHIKAVESDNEEK